A region from the Benincasa hispida cultivar B227 chromosome 10, ASM972705v1, whole genome shotgun sequence genome encodes:
- the LOC120089348 gene encoding kiwellin-like: MAKLALLVSLFVWVVSLLDFSQAISSCNGPCQTLNDCKGQLICINSQCNDDPDVGTHICSNGGGGGRGGGGGGAKFPPSSSDGCEAFGNLNCKGKLFPQFKCSPRVTSSTRAILTNNDFSRGGDGGDPSECDGKFHHNSKKIVALSTGWYNGGSRCGKKIRITARNGRSVLAKVVDECDSINGCDKAHAHQPPCRNNIVDGSNGVWHALGLDIDVGEEPVIWSDA; encoded by the coding sequence ATGGCAAAATTGGCTTTGTTGGTTTCTCTTTTCGTTTGGGTTGTTTCTCTTCTAGATTTTTCTCAAGCAATCTCTTCTTGTAATGGACCGTGTCAAACCTTGAATGATTGCAAAGGTCAATTGATTTGTATAAATAGTCAATGCAATGATGATCCCGATGTTGGAACTCACATTTGTTCAAACGGCGGCGGAGGAGGTAGAGGTGGAGGTGGAGGAGGAGCAAAATTTCCACCATCTTCAAGTGATGGTTGCGAGGCATTTGGAAACTTGAACTGCAAAGGAAAATTGTTCCCCCAGTTCAAATGCTCGCCTCGAGTGACTTCCTCGACTCGAGCCATCCTAACAAACAACGACTTTAGCAGAGGTGGTGATGGTGGAGACCCTTCTGAATGTGATGGCAAGTTCCATCACAACTCTAAAAAAATAGTGGCATTGTCCACGGGTTGGTACAATGGGGGCTCTAGATGTGGGAAGAAGATCAGAATTACGGCTAGAAATGGAAGGTCAGTTTTGGCTAAGGTGGTGGACGAATGTGATTCTATTAATGGATGCGACAAGGCACATGCTCACCAGCCGCCATGTCGGAACAATATTGTGGATGGTTCAAATGGAGTGTGGCACGCTTTGGGACTTGATATAGATGTAGGTGAAGAACCTGTCATCTGGTCAGAtgcttga